ATTCATTCCACTATAGGGATTCTTGTATATCCATATTCATCACCATTCAGCTCACAATAACTGTGCCGTTGCCAGGAAGCGAACTTGGGACGtccggaagagcagtcggcacgctaaccactgggccaccccTCCAGCCATCaggttctctctcacacacacacgaacgcTAACTCCAGGGTCTTTACGTGTGCATTTTAAATGAGGGCGGCCATAGCGACCGGGAAATGAGGGAGGGGCCAGCGAGGGGACGCGGACGTCGAGGGACGGgtgagaaggggatgggagaagcTGGGGTAGTGAAGTGGGGTAGGAATTCTCATATACGTACATAAGaacttaaatatgaaatatacatgtatacGTACATaagaatttaaatgtaaaatatgaaatatacacGTATACGTACAGaagataatatatacatacaaagaatttaaatataagtatatacatacatataaaacatgtacataagaattaaatataaaatatgaaatatacacatacatacataagattATATACGTACATaggaatttaaatataaaatatgaaatatacacatatgtacataagaATACATACATAAGAATTTATAAGATATgaaataaacatgtatacataaagAATATATGAGTATATAAGAATTGAAATGTACACATACGTACATAAAACGTACGTACataagaatttaaatataaaatatacacatacacacataatatatttgTACATAGGAATTTATAAAATAcgaaatatacatgtatatgtacataatacatgagaatttaaatataaaatatgaaatatacacGTATAGTACAGGGgataatatatgcatacataagaaTTTAAATACTGTCACTGCTACCACAGGGAGACAACGTCCCTActgaatacaaataaatgtacaGCCCAGTGCCAGGAAGACGTCACCACTTTCGGAGGTTGCAGACTGGGTTTGCCCCGAAACATATTATTACAGTATTATTATATACGCCCCGagacattatattattattatatacgcCCTGAAACATTATATTGTGTTATTATTATATATGCCCCAAACgttatgttaaattattttttattaatacgTCCTGAAACATTATAGCATTATTATTGTTACAGGCGATTGCCGATTTTTTGGCAATTCTATATAAGTTGATGGTTGAGACCCTGTTGCTGACCCTGTGACGTACGTGAATCATAGAACAGGCAATGAGGAGGCTTCACAGTGGCGCAAGGTCACGTGTGTACCATTTGGGGAGTTATTGAGCGACTGTAATGGCTGGCGTGAcaaaatatacatgcatgtaaacacacacgtGCCGGACACACGTGCATGAACAcgaacacacccatacacacatatacacgtgctGGACATACAcgcatgaaaacacacatacacacacatatacgtgctGGacacacgcatgaacacacacacacgagccggACACACACGCTTGAACACGCCCATAGGGACCGGAAACAGCCATTATAACACAAGCGCACATTATCAAGTGGTCGAGTAAGAAGTGTTTTCCAGTACTTAAACGGCGTAGAAACGAACACCGGAAATGACATGACGCAAGTTCCCTGTTTACGTCCACACGTATGTATAAAATCGACAAAGGTGACACGGACTCTATTATCTCAAAGGCGGGGACACTTTGCGCACGCGTAGCCGCCATTCCTCTGCTATAGAGGCTCCAGTACACGAAAGACGCCTCACGGAACCTCACCGGGGACCGGAAACAGCAGCCCCACGCGCGGCTCCAGTACACGAAAGACGCCTCACGGAACCAGGTCGCTGGCTCCCACTGACAGGGGACCGGAAACAGCAGCCGCACACGCCGGAAGCCGGCGGCGGGTGACGAACGCCCTTTCCTGAGCTCTTGATCTGAAGTCGTGTCCTCTCGGTACTCCTTCCCCGGAAATGGCCGCCAACGGTCAAGGTAAAGGCCGGAGCATGCGCGCGAGTGCCAGGCTGGACTCGTCTTTGAGGAGAGGCCGAGCGCCCGCTGGGTTCGTCCCTGCGGCGCGGGGAAAGGGAGGCGTGCAGGGGTTTTTGCAGCGGTTCCAGGATCCGGCCAAGGTCGTGCGTTCCAGCTGGGGTTCGATGTGGTTTCTGCTTAGTTCGAGTTCTTCGGTTCCGCCCCTAGGGACGGAGGTGGCGTTTCCGTCCCTCCTTCCTGCGACCCCCGTCCTCCCTTTTGGCTGCAGCCCTGtgtggagtgagtgagtgagtgagtgagtgagtgtgtgtgtgtgtgtgtgtgtgtgtgtgttttacacaaAACAACGAATATCTATTAAAAACGAATATCTATTAAAAAACAGTGAATATCTATTAAagacaaattttatatattatatatggatttttttttttttatcacgtAGAAGACCGAATTTTCGCGTACGTCCCGGTTTCGGTGCAGCTCATATTCCCGTTCCAGGAAGCATTGGgagagatatatacatatatactgtgtACATTATCTATCGTCTTCTTTAGCCTGGACGGGAGCTACGCTAGAGAGTCCGGTAAAAATAACACTGAATAGATTTAGAGGCCAGAGCTTTTTTtcgttattgttattattactactactattattccaTAAGTATATGGGACTGTAGACCTCTTACATTATTATCGTTGTTATTATTACTGTATACTTTTTAGATTATTATTCCATAAGTATCTGTGACTGCAGGctctttagatttttattattattaatgtagaCTTTGTagattattattactattattattgttgttattattactcCACACCCCGTCCCGTAAGTTTTCTATCACGGATTCACAGAGAGGCCGGCATAGCAGGAGTAAACTCCACGCACACAGAGCCACAGGCAGGATAAGTGATTCACGGTGTTGGCGGCCATTGCTGTGCAGCCATTGCGACCTCAGCACTGTTCTCTGTCCTCCGTGCATTTAATTCCCAGGTGTTGGAACCCGCCTCGTGCTGGGCCCTTTGACGTAGTTTCTCGTGTTGTAGCGACCCCggacatgaaataaaataattaaagtaaaagaaataaaataaaataaatagaataaataaaatagaataaaaaataaatttaaaaaataaaataaagtaaaattaataaaattaattaaataaaataagtgaaacaaagtaaataaaattaataaaataaaataaaattagacataAAATTGTTTCGCGGCGACTTCAGAgtagaataaaacaaataatataaagtttaTTCGGCTTTTTTAATCTCCTTACCCTCGGGAGTGGAGTTTtcatcattttttcctttgtccACTGACGACTTAGAAATCACCTGCTTAATGTTACGTACGTTTTACTTTATTTATCCTATATGAGCGCCGTCTTCACACGcggcagaagagggcgtcagatcctgtGGCAGACGACGGCTAGCAGCCACCGTGCGGTCGCTGGGATTTGACTCGGGACCCCTGGGAGAGTGGTCGCTGCTCTAACCACTGCGCAacccctccagcccctctttcaATTTCttggagtttggttttggttttggttttttttttttgctgtaaatCAACCCATTTTACTGCTACATCCACTTcagcagggccacacccactccagctgGCCACACCCACTGCAACAGGGCCACGCCCACCCTGACAGGGCCACACTATGACAGAGCCATGCCCAccattccaacagggccatagCCGGCAGGGCTATGTCGCAGTCCTCACAGCCACTTGTCTTCATTTTCCATAGGGGACCCCGAcaggaagcgcgaggccctggacCTCGCCGAATTCACGCGGAGGCAACCATGGTGGCGTAAGCTGTTCGGGCCAGAGTCTGGGCCCTCGGCTGAGAAGTACAGCGCGGCGACGCAGCTGGCCGTCGGGGGTGTCACTGGATGGTAAGTGGTGTGTGTGCAATTCCCGGGATATCATAAGTGCGAGTGTCCGGAAATGACCCAGATATACGGAGATGAAATCAAAGCCACACCCTCGTCTCTGGTGAGAGACACATATGGTGCGTTCAGGTCCGCGGGGCTCCCTCAGGGCCCCGTGCACAGGGACTTGGCATGCATTTCCGGCCTCTCCCGCCGCATGGCAACTCACACTGTGCCCCGTTCTCCTCCCCTCGCTCTGCGTTCACAGGTGCACGGGGCTCGTGTTCCGGAAGGTCGGAAAGCTGGCAGCCACGGCCCTAGGAGGAGGGTTCTTCCTCCTGCAGGTTCGTATGTCACGTTCTCCCTGGTGTGTGGGAACTCCGCCTGCCCATGAGTGTGCTGTGAggaattatatacattatatcatgatttacattaaatatatacattattatcgTATACATTATCgttatacattattatatacattatatatgtcgTTTCCCTAGTGTTTGGAAATTCTGCTTGCCCATCAGCATATTGtgagaaattatatacataccacgatttacattaaatatataaattatcattatatacattatatatttcatttccctggtggctgGGAACTCCGCCTGCTCATTAGTGTATTGtgagaaaatatgtacattatatcACGACACATTACATTAAGTATATACATTACTATCATATGTATTATCTacattattatatacattgtacaTTATtataagtttgattcccagcccagGCGAAATCTTAATCCCAAGCCACATTTCCTGTCACATCTATGCTATGAAGAGTCGCtgcatggttgctgggaatcaaacagggATCCTCGCTAGTGCCCCAACCACTGACCTACCTATCCCCTGCTCAGTTTTCTATAACAACTTCACTCTTTATAAGTG
The window above is part of the Rattus rattus isolate New Zealand chromosome 15, Rrattus_CSIRO_v1, whole genome shotgun sequence genome. Proteins encoded here:
- the Fundc2 gene encoding FUN14 domain-containing protein 2 isoform X3, yielding MAANGQGDPDRKREALDLAEFTRRQPWWRKLFGPESGPSAEKYSAATQLAVGGVTGWCTGLVFRKVGKLAATALGGGFFLLQLASHTGYIRVDWQRLEKDVKKAKAQLKIHRGRQMPTEVGSKAEEIQVCTCAACSHQKRALAHNARLQATIHATAGPKFLT
- the Fundc2 gene encoding FUN14 domain-containing protein 2 isoform X2 codes for the protein MAANGQEDRIFAYVPVSVQLIFPFQEALGEIYTYILCTLSIVFFSLDGSYARESGDPDRKREALDLAEFTRRQPWWRKLFGPESGPSAEKYSAATQLAVGGVTGWCTGLVFRKVGKLAATALGGGFFLLQLASHTGYIRVDWQRLEKDVKKAKAQLKIHRGRQMPTEVGSKAEEIQVCTCAACSHQKRALAHNARLQATIHATAGPKFLT
- the Fundc2 gene encoding FUN14 domain-containing protein 2 isoform X4, which encodes MAANGQGDPDRKREALDLAEFTRRQPWWRKLFGPESGPSAEKYSAATQLAVGGVTGWCTGLVFRKVGKLAATALGGGFFLLQLASHTGYIRVDWQRLEKDVKKAKAQLKIHRGRQMPTEVGSKAEEALSFVKKNVPVAAGFLGGFLLGLAS
- the Fundc2 gene encoding FUN14 domain-containing protein 2 isoform X1, with protein sequence MRASARLDSSLRRGRAPAGFVPAARGKGGVQGFLQRFQDPAKVVRSSWGSMWFLLSSSSSVPPLGTEVAFPSLLPATPVLPFGCSPVWKDRIFAYVPVSVQLIFPFQEALGEIYTYILCTLSIVFFSLDGSYARESGDPDRKREALDLAEFTRRQPWWRKLFGPESGPSAEKYSAATQLAVGGVTGWCTGLVFRKVGKLAATALGGGFFLLQLASHTGYIRVDWQRLEKDVKKAKAQLKIHRGRQMPTEVGSKAEEALSFVKKNVPVAAGFLGGFLLGLAS